Proteins encoded together in one Saccharomyces kudriavzevii IFO 1802 strain IFO1802 genome assembly, chromosome: 1 window:
- the SPO7 gene encoding Nem1-Spo7 phosphatase regulatory subunit SPO7 (similar to Saccharomyces cerevisiae SPO7 (YAL009W); ancestral locus Anc_7.104) produces the protein MEPESIGDVENSIQDDNGSAISGPRKRSGSKTSSAKNIRNSSNISPASMIFRNLLILEDDLRRQAHEQKVLKWQFTLFLASMAGVGAFTFYELYFTTDYIKGFYRVILQFTLSFISITVVLFHISGQYRRTIVIPRRFFTSTNKGIRQFNVKLVKVQSTWDEKYTDSVRFVSRSIAYCNVYCLKKFLWLKDDNTIVKFWKSVTIQSQPRIGAVDVKLVLNPRAFSAEIREGWEIYRDEFWAREGARRRKQAHELRPTLE, from the coding sequence ATGGAGCCAGAGAGCATAGGTGATGTGGAGAACAGTATCCAGGATGATAATGGCAGCGCAATATCCGGGCCTCGCAAGCGTTCTGGTAGCAAGACGTCTAGTGCTAAGAACATACGGAATTCCAGTAACATCTCCCCAGCGTCGATGATTTTCAGGAACTTACTGATACTGGAGGATGACTTAAGACGCCAAGCTCATGAACAGAAGGTACTAAAGTGGCAATTTACTCTATTTCTGGCCTCTATGGCAGGTGTAGGTGCATTCACCTTTTACGAGCTATATTTCACCACAGATTATATCAAGGGCTTCTATAGGGTTATTTTACAGTTTACActctcttttatttcaaTTACCGTAGTTCTTTTCCATATTAGTGGGCAATACAGAAGAACCATTGTCATTCcaagaagatttttcaCCTCTACTAATAAGGGGATTAGACAATTCAATGTGAAGCTGGTCAAAGTGCAGTCTACATGGGACGAAAAATATACAGATTCCGTAAGATTTGTGAGTCGATCCATTGCTTATTGCAACGTTTATTGTcttaaaaaatttctctggCTTAAAGACGATAATACCATCGTGAAATTCTGGAAAAGTGTCACAATACAATCTCAACCGAGGATCGGAGCTGTGGATGTAAAATTAGTGCTTAACCCCAGAGCATTTAGTGCAGAAATTAGAGAGGGATGGGAGATTTACAGGGACGAATTTTGGGCGAGAGAGGGTGCAAGAAGACGCAAGCAGGCGCATGAACTCCGACCAACTTTAGAGTGA
- the NTG1 gene encoding bifunctional N-glycosylase/AP lyase NTG1 (similar to Saccharomyces cerevisiae NTG1 (YAL015C) and NTG2 (YOL043C); ancestral locus Anc_7.89), whose product MQKICKPSSMAILRKRPLVKTETGSQSEFFAEKRTKIKQEEVVPQPVDIDWVKSLPNEKYFEWIVVRNGNVPDRWSKPLDSSILLTPASTKVPYKFQETYARMRVLRSKILAPVDIVGGSSIPVTIASKCGLSKELISPRDYRLQVLLGVMLSSQTKDEVTAMAMYNIMRYCMDELHVEQGMTLEAVLQISESKLDELIHSVGFHTRKAKYVLSTCQILQDRHLGDVPATINELLALPGVGPKMAYLTLQKAWGKIEGICVDVHVDRLTKIWKWVDPQKCKNPDQTRIQLQNWLPRGLWTEINGLLVGFGQIITKSRNVSDLSKFLPPSDPRNSLDWDLQSQLYKEIQQNIMSYPKWVKYLEGNPELDVGVASDDEHEGETDKETLVKLEDDIPVKVED is encoded by the coding sequence ATGCAAAAGATCTGTAAGCCTTCATCTATGGCTATTTTGAGGAAAAGACCGCTGGTAAAGACTGAAACTGGCTCACAGTCGGAATTCTTCGCTGAGAAGCGGACCAAGATCAAGCAAGAGGAGGTCGTCCCCCAGCCCGTGGATATCGACTGGGTCAAATCGCTACCAAACGAGAAGTACTTCGAGTGGATCGTGGTCAGAAACGGGAATGTTCCCGATAGGTGGTCCAAACCGTTGGACTCCTCGATCCTTCTCACCCCGGCCTCGACAAAGGTCCCCTACAAGTTTCAAGAAACATACGCTAGAATGAGGGTGCTGAGGTCCAAAATTCTGGCACCTGTCGATATCGTCGGTGGGTCCTCCATCCCAGTAACGATTGCCTCGAAGTGCGGTCTCTCGAAAGAACTTATATCGCCGAGAGATTACAGACTACAGGTACTGCTTGGCGTAATGCTGTCATCGCAGACAAAGGACGAGGTCACCGCCATGGCAATGTACAACATAATGCGATATTGCATGGACGAACTGCATGTCGAGCAAGGTATGACATTGGAGGCCGTTTTGCAAATCAGTGAGAGCAAACTGGACGAATTGATTCATTCCGTCGGGTTCCATACAAGAAAGGCCAAATATGTACTGTCCACTTGTCAGATCCTCCAAGATCGGCATTTGGGTGATGTTCCAGCCACCATAAATGAACTGTTGGCCCTGCCCGGTGTTGGGCCCAAGATGGCTTACTTGACGTTACAAAAGGCGTGGGGCAAAATTGAAGGTATATGCGTCGACGTTCATGTAGACCGGTTGACcaagatttggaaatggGTCGATCCGCAAAAATGCAAGAACCCAGATCAAACAAGAATTCAGTTACAAAATTGGCTGCCTAGGGGTCTTTGGACGGAAATCAACGGGTTGCTAGTCGGCTTTGGGCAAATAATCACGAAGTCAAGAAACGTTAGCGACCTGTCGAAATTCCTGCCACCAAGTGACCCTAGAAATTCCCTAGATTGGGATTTGCAGTCGCAATTGTACAAGGAAATCCAGCAAAACATTATGAGTTATCCGAAATGGGTCAAGTACCTGGAGGGAAACCCCGAATTGGACGTGGGTGTGGCATCTGATGATGAACACGAAGGGGAAACAGATAAAGAAACTTTGGTTAAATTGGAAGACGATATTCCCGTTAAAGTGGAAGACTGA
- the CYS3 gene encoding cystathionine gamma-lyase CYS3 (similar to Saccharomyces cerevisiae CYS3 (YAL012W); ancestral locus Anc_7.97) — protein MTLQESDKFATKAIHAGEHVDVHGSVIEPISLSTTFKQSSPANPIGTYEYSRSQNPNRENLERAVAALENAQYGLAFSSGSATTATILQSLPQGAHAVSIGDVYGGTHRYFTKVANAHGVETSFTNDLLTDLPQLLKDNTKLVWIETPTNPTLKVTDIQKVADLIKKHAAGQDVILVVDNTFLSPYISNPLDFGADIVVHSATKYINGHSDVVLGVLATNSKPLYERLQFLQNAIGAIPSPFDAWLTHRGLKTLHLRVRQAALSAIKIAEFLASDKENIVAVNYPGLKTHPNYDVVLKQHRDALGGGMISFRIKGGAEAASKFASSTRLFTLAESLGGIESLLEVPAVMTHGGIPKEAREASGVFDDLIRISVGIEDTDDLLEDVKQALKQATI, from the coding sequence atgacTTTACAAGAATCTGATAAATTTGCTACCAAGGCCATCCATGCCGGTGAACACGTCGACGTTCACGGATCTGTCATAGAGCCCATCTCTTTGTCAACCACTTTCAAGCAATCCTCCCCAGCCAACCCCATTGGTACTTACGAGTACTCCAGATCTCAGAACCCCAACAGAGAAAACTTGGAGAGAGCTGTGGCCGCTTTGGAAAACGCCCAGTACGGGTTGGCCTTCTCCTCCGGGTCTGCCACCACCGCCACCATCTTGCAATCGCTTCCCCAGGGCGCCCATGCGGTCTCCATCGGTGACGTGTACGGTGGTACCCACAGATACTTCACCAAGGTCGCCAACGCCCACGGCGTGGAGACCTCGTTCACTAACGATCTGTTGACCGACCTGCCCCAATTGCTGAAGGACAACACCAAGCTGGTTTGGATCGAAACGCCAACCAACCCTACGTTGAAGGTCACCGACATTCAAAAGGTCGCAGACCTTATCAAGAAGCACGCCGCCGGCCAAGACGTCATCCTGGTCGTCGACAACACCTTCTTGTCCCCATACATCTCCAACCCATTGGACTTCGGCGCCGACATCGTCGTCCACTCCGCTACCAAGTACATCAACGGTCATTCGGACGTCGTGCTCGGTGTCCTGGCCACTAACAGCAAGCCATTGTACGAGCGCCTGCAATTTCTACAGAACGCCATCGGCGCCATCCCATCTCCCTTCGACGCTTGGTTGACCCACAGAGGTTTGAAGACTCTGCACCTACGTGTCAGACAGGCTGCCCTCAGCGCCATCAAGATCGCCGAATTCTTGGCCTCAGACAAGGAGAACATCGTCGCCGTCAACTACCCGGGCTTGAAAACCCACCCCAACTACGACGTCGTGTTGAAGCAACACCGTGACGCCCTAGGCGGTGGTATGATCTCCTTCAGAATCAAAGGTGGTGCTGAAGCCGCCTCCAAATTCGCCTCTTCCACAAGACTCTTCACGTTGGCTGAGTCTCTGGGCGGCATCGAGTCCCTGTTGGAAGTGCCCGCTGTGATGACCCACGGTGGCATTCCAAAGGAGGCCAGAGAGGCCTCCGGTGTTTTCGACGACTTGATCAGAATCTCCGTCGGTATTGAAGACACTGACGATCTTTTGGAAGACGTCAAACAAGCTTTGAAGCAAGCCACCATCTAA
- the SYN8 gene encoding syntaxin (similar to Saccharomyces cerevisiae SYN8 (YAL014C); ancestral locus Anc_7.92) encodes MDVLKLGYELDQLSDLVEERTRLVSVLNLTPTSNDNIALKRQLSSILESLQKGATPDTLVSRYNATLDRIPDTAVDKELYRFQRPAAGGAGEVSRDSLKKVRFKNDEELTVMYRDDDEQEEESPLSSTHIAYEDEPLQPQPQPQPMISNQELFIDQQQQLLEQDSHLGTLSQSMERTHGISMDLNSEIVSQNDSLLVDLENLVDNNGRNLNRASRSMHGFNSSRFKDNGNCLIIFVLIVVLLLLLLVL; translated from the coding sequence ATGGATGTGTTGAAGTTGGGTTACGAACTGGACCAGCTGTCCGATCTGGTCgaagaaagaacaagacTTGTGTCGGTGTTGAACCTCACCCCGACCTCGAATGATAACATTGCCTTGAAACGGCAATTGAGCTCTATACTGGAGTCGTTGCAGAAGGGTGCGACCCCCGATACGTTGGTCTCGCGGTACAATGCCACCCTGGACAGAATCCCTGATACGGCCGTTGACAAGGAGTTGTACAGGTTCCAAAGACCGGCTGCCGGTGGTGCTGGTGAGGTTTCCAGAGACTCTCTGAAAAAGGTACGGTTCAAGAACGACGAGGAGCTTACAGTCATGTATAGGGATGACGATGAACAAGAGGAGGAGTCGCCGCTGTCCTCCACACATATCGCATACGAGGATGAGCCATTGCAGCCGCAGCCACAGCCACAGCCCATGATTTCCAATCAAGAACTCTTTATCGaccagcagcagcagcttTTGGAGCAGGATTCTCACTTGGGCACGTTGTCGCAGTCTATGGAGAGGACTCACGGCATCTCCATGGATCTGAATAGCGAGATAGTCTCTCAGAACGACTCGCTGCTGGTGGATTTGGAAAACCTGGTCGATAATAACGGTAGGAACTTGAACAGGGCCTCTCGCTCCATGCATGGCTTCAACAGCTCCAGGTTCAAGGACAACGGCAATTGcctcatcatcttcgtGCTGATAGTGGTGCTCTTGTTGCTCCTGCTGGTACTGTAG
- the ERP2 gene encoding Erp2p (similar to Saccharomyces cerevisiae ERP4 (YOR016C) and ERP2 (YAL007C); ancestral locus Anc_7.108), which produces MFRSTIALPSFFIVLILALVNLVYASSSYAPVAITLPAFSKECLYYDMLTEDDALAVGYQVLTGGNFEIDFDITAPDGGAITSERQKKYSDFLVKSFGVGKYTFCFANNYGTALKKVEITLEKEKTLTDEPEVEVNTDDIIADNAIEEIDRNLKRITKALDYLRAREWRNMSTVNSTGSRLAWLSILVMIIIAVISIAQVLLIQFLFTGRQKNYV; this is translated from the coding sequence atgTTTAGATCTACAATTGCTCTaccttctttcttcattgttCTCATTTTGGCGTTGGTCAATTTAGTGTATGCATCTTCCAGTTATGCCCCGGTGGCTATCACTCTGCCAGCATTCAGCAAGGAATGTCTATACTACGACATGCTCACTGAAGATGATGCTCTCGCCGTCGGTTACCAAGTTCTAACCGGTGGTAATTTTGAGATTGATTTCGATATTACTGCTCCTGATGGAGGTGCGATTACTAGCGAAAGGCAAAAGAAATACTCTGATTTCTTGGTGAAATCATTCGGAGTAGGAAAGTACACCTTTTGTTTTGCCAATAACTATGGTACggctttgaaaaaagtggAGATTACactagaaaaggagaagacTTTGACTGACGAACCCGAAGTTGAAGTTAACACTGACGACATTATTGCCGACAACGCCATCGAAGAAATCGATAGAAACCTGAAAAGAATCACTAAGGCCTTGGACTACTTGAGAGCTAGGGAATGGAGAAACATGTCGACTGTCAACTCGACCGGATCAAGATTGGCTTGGTTATCTATTTTAGTCATGATAATCATTGCCGTTATAAGTATCGCCCAAGTCCTACTTATCCAATTCCTCTTCACCGGTCGTCAAAAGAATTACGTCTGA
- the SWC3 gene encoding Swc3p (similar to Saccharomyces cerevisiae SWC3 (YAL011W); ancestral locus Anc_7.102): MPAVLRTRSKESSLEQKPVTRTRARSRRGKRGRGDDNDDDDDEEEEEEESDGGYDEVGGNYDEYASRAKLANNRPFEIVAGLPASVDMPNYNSSLTHPQSIKNSGVLYDSLVSSRRTWIQGEMFELYWRRPKRIANEAAPTAVESLTSGGIPLIRDKMQKMCDCIMSGGPHTFRVRLFILKNDKVEQKWQEEQDLKKREKELRRRNDAEAKRLRMEERKKQQLQKKIAKEQKLQLQKENKMRQKLEQEALKLKKKEQMKKLKEQNRNKQGSPSSSSSSSSSSMHDPRMIMNLNLMAQEDPKLNSLMETVAKGLANNDQLEEFKRFIEIAKRRSLEENPMNKRSAPATARPRASSKSKDAPGANRLNSITLVKSSKPPATDSEQEKDDGAKTEKKQPKEEKTTADPAEISIKVEEDVKPENSQKKEDASTVPKRKRRKNAIKEDKDMQLTAFQQKYVEGAEIVLEYLEFTHSRYYLPKKSIVEFSEDTGEVLLSWIVIHNSKEIEKFKTKKLKSKLKANQNPPEGGIKQDSNLEKEPDFNPLFEEDCPTPLYSPMTMKLSGIHKRFNQIIRNSVSPVEEVVREMEKILQIGTRLSGYNLWYQLDGYDDEALSESLRFELNEWEHTMRSKRHKR; this comes from the coding sequence ATGCCCGCTGTGTTGAGAACGAGGTCCAAGGAATCCTCTCTGGAGCAGAAGCCTGTTACCAGAACAAGAGCCAGATCGAGAAGAGGTAAGCGTGGCCGTGGAGacgataatgatgatgatgatgatgaggaggaggaggaagaggaaagtgACGGCGGATATGACGAAGTTGGCGGTAATTACGACGAATACGCGTCAAGAGCAAAGCTGGCCAACAATAGGCCCTTCGAAATAGTCGCGGGTTTGCCCGCTAGTGTGGACATGCCCAACTATAACTCTTCGCTCACCCATCCGCAGTCGATAAAAAACTCTGGGGTGCTTTACGACTCTCTGGTCAGCTCCAGAAGAACCTGGATTCAGGGCGAGATGTTCGAACTGTACTGGCGAAGGCCCAAGAGAATCGCCAATGAGGCTGCGCCCACCGCAGTGGAAAGCCTAACGTCCGGTGGAATTCCCTTGATACGAGATAAGATGCAGAAGATGTGCGATTGCATAATGAGCGGAGGTCCCCACACCTTTAGGGTCAGGCTCTTCATACTGAAAAATGACAAGGTCGAACAAAAATGGCAGGAGGAGCAggacttgaagaaaagggagAAAGAATTGAGAAGAAGGAACGACGCAGAGGCCAAGAGATTGCGAATGGAGGAGAGGAAAAAGCAACAACTGCAGAAGAAAATAGCCAAGGAGCAAAAATTGCAAttgcaaaaggaaaataaaatgagGCAGAAGTTGGAACAGGAGGccttgaaattgaaaaaaaaggaacaaatgaaaaaactaAAGGAACAAAATAGAAACAAGCAAGGTTCAccctcctcttcctcttcctcctcctcctcctccatGCATGACCCAAGaatgataatgaatttgaatctGATGGCCCAAGAGGATCCCAAATTGAACTCCTTGATGGAAACCGTCGCTAAGGGTCTAGCCAACAATGATCAATTAGAGGAATTCAAGAGATTCATTGAGATTGCGAAAAGAAGGTCCCTGGAAGAAAATCCAATGAATAAGCGTTCTGCCCCCGCAACGGCACGCCCTCGAGCCTCCTCTAAAAGTAAAGATGCACCGGGGGCAAACCGATTAAACTCGATAACTTTGGTAAAAAGCTCAAAACCTCCTGCCACAGACTCTGAACAAGAGAAGGATGATGGCGCTaaaacagagaaaaaacagccaaaagaggaaaagacAACGGCTGATCCAGCAGAAATAAGCATAAAAGTAGAAGAAGACGTCAAGCCAGAGAATTcgcaaaagaaagaggacGCTTCCACGGTAccgaaaaggaaaagaagaaagaatgcAATAAAGGAGGATAAAGACATGCAATTGACTGCATTTCAGCAAAAATACGTTGAAGGTGCGGAGATCGTTCTGGAATACCTAGAATTCACTCATTCAAGGTACTATCTACCCAAGAAATCTATAGTAGAATTTTCGGAAGATACGGGCGAGGTGCTACTATCTTGGATCGTCATACATAATTCTAAGGAAATcgagaaattcaaaactaAAAAACTGAAATCCAAATTGAAAGCTAACCAAAACCCGCCCGAGGGAGGCATCAAGCAAGACTCCAACCTCGAGAAGGAACCAGACTTTAACCCTCTCTTTGAAGAGGATTGTCCAACCCCATTGTACTCCCCCATGACGATGAAGTTATCCGGGATTCATAAAAGATTCAACCAAATTATTCGAAATAGCGTCTCTCCCGTGGAGGAAGTTGTCAgggaaatggaaaaaattctaCAAATCGGTACTAGATTGTCTGGTTATAATCTATGGTATCAATTGGATGGATACGACGATGAAGCTTTGAGCGAAAGCTTGCGCTTTGAACTAAATGAATGGGAACATACCATGAGAAGCAAGAGACACAAAAGGTAA
- the DEP1 gene encoding Rpd3L histone deacetylase complex subunit DEP1 (similar to Saccharomyces cerevisiae DEP1 (YAL013W); ancestral locus Anc_7.94), whose protein sequence is MSHHTPQGSEQAAAKEQDIDQESVLSNLDFNTDLNHNLNLSEYCISSDAGTEKMDSDEEKSLASLPELRYAPKLSSLVKQETPTEGSKRPHEEEEKEPEDNKKMKVTKEEDAMEAKEKSADVRDEQGDEGDNEEENIEEENENDNEHTAPPAVVMPSPIEIEEQRTTALKEITDIEYKFAQLRQKLYDNQLVRLQTELQMCLEGSHPELQAYYSKIAAIRDYKLHRAYQRQKYELSCINTETLATRTFIHQDFHKKATDLRARLLNRTTQTWYDINKERRDMDIVIPDVNYHVPIKLDNKTLSCITGYASAAQLRYPGEPVAEDLACESIEYRYRANPVDKLEVIVDRMRLNNEISDLEGLRKYFHSFPGAPELNPLRDSEINDDFHHWTQ, encoded by the coding sequence ATGAGTCACCACACACCACAGGGAAGTGAACAGGCCGCTGCGAAGGAACAAGACATCGATCAAGAAAGCGTGTTGAGCAACCTTGACTTCAACACGGATTTGAACCACAATTTGAACCTATCGGAATACTGCATATCCAGCGACGCCGGAACAGAGAAGATGGATAGCGACGAAGAGAAGTCGCTGGCCAGCTTGCCAGAGCTGAGGTACGCTCCCAAGCTATCCAGCTTGGTGAAGCAAGAGACGCCCACCGAGGGCTCGAAAAGACCACACGAGGAGGAGGAGAAGGAGCCGGAGGAcaacaagaagatgaaagtgaCTAAGGAAGAGGACGCGATGGAGGCCAAGGAGAAGAGTGCCGATGTCAGAGACGAGCAGGGAGACGAAGGCGACAACGAGGAGGAGAACATTGAAGAGGAGAACGAAAACGACAACGAGCACACAGCACCGCCCGCGGTGGTGATGCCCTCGCCGATCGAGATCGAGGAACAGAGGACGACTGCCTTGAAGGAGATCACCGACATCGAGTACAAGTTTGCGCAATTGCGCCAGAAGCTGTACGACAACCAGCTGGTGCGCCTGCAAACGGAGCTGCAGATGTGTCTCGAAGGGTCGCATCCAGAGTTGCAAGCGTACTACTCGAAGATCGCCGCGATTCGCGACTACAAACTGCACCGAGCGTACCAGCGACAGAAGTACGAACTGTCATGCATCAACACGGAAACGCTCGCCACCAGGACGTTCATCCACCAGGACTTCCACAAAAAGGCCACCGATCTGCGAGCCAGGCTGCTTAACAGAACCACACAAACATGGTACGACATCAACAAGGAACGCCGCGACATGGACATCGTGATCCCGGATGTCAATTACCATGTGCCCATCAAGCTCGACAACAAGACGCTGAGCTGCATCACGGGCTACGCCAGCGCAGCGCAGCTGCGCTACCCTGGCGAGCCCGTGGCGGAGGACCTGGCCTGCGAGAGCATCGAGTACCGCTACAGGGCCAACCCAGTTGACAAGCTCGAAGTCATTGTGGACCGCATGAGACTGAACAACGAGATCAGCGACCTCGAAGGTCTGCGCAAATACTTCCACTCTTTCCCAGGTGCCCCCGAGTTGAATCCCCTGAGGGACTCCGAGATCAACGACGACTTCCACCACTGGACCCAGTGA
- the FUN14 gene encoding Fun14p (similar to Saccharomyces cerevisiae FUN14 (YAL008W); ancestral locus Anc_7.107): protein MTLSFTMQRLMFRNLNAGKHMFKRVPLWGPKGSIKLGMPLVRSIGLASAGVAAGGVFLVNCKPSRLIFNDSLSGAAKQNSLLEPLEPKLNNSAAITEERRNKISSHKQMFLGSLFGVVLGVTVAKISILFMYVGITSMLLCEWLRYKGWIRINLKNVKSVIVLKDVDLKKLLIDGLLGTEYLGFKVFFTLSFILSSLNANK from the coding sequence ATGACTTTATCTTTTACCATGCAGCGATTGATGTTTCGTAACCTGAACGCTGGGAAGCACATGTTCAAGAGAGTTCCCTTATGGGGGCCCAAGGGTAGCATAAAGCTGGGAATGCCCTTAGTCCGGTCTATTGGGCTAGCCAGTGCTGGTGTAGCCGCCGGTGGGGTTTTCTTGGTGAATTGTAAACCTTCTAGGTTGATATTCAATGATTCCTTAAGTGGAGCTGCAAAGCAAAATAGCCTTCTGGAACCCTTGGAACCAAAGCTGAACAATAGTGCGGCTATCACGGAGgagagaagaaataaaataagTAGTCACAAGCAGATGTTTTTAGGATCATTATTCGGCGTCGTTTTAGGAGTCACAGTGGCTAAGATATCTATTTTGTTTATGTATGTTGGTATTACAAGCATGCTGCTATGTGAATGGCTGAGGTACAAGGGGTGGATCCGaatcaatttgaaaaacgtTAAGTCTGTTATTGTTTTAAAGGATGTCGACCTGAAGAAATTACTTATTGATGGATTGCTGGGTACAGAATATCTGGGTTTCAAAGTGTTCTTTACATTGAGTTTCATACTATCAAGTCTAAACGCCAATAAATGA
- the MDM10 gene encoding Mdm10p (similar to Saccharomyces cerevisiae MDM10 (YAL010C); ancestral locus Anc_7.103): protein MLPYMDQVLRAFYQSTHWSTQNSYEDITATSRTLLDFQIPSAIHLQISNKSTPNTFNSLDFSTRSRINGSLSYLYSDAQELEKFMRNSTVVPLQDATETYRQLQPNLNFSSNGSNSVSVDVNDLEVKKKLLHSSKFVKKSLYYGRMYYPSSDLEAMIIKRLTPQTQLMLKGVSSFKENLNVLTCYFQTDSHRNLQEWIFSTSDLLCGYRILHNFLTTPSKFNTSLYNNSSLSLGAEFWLGLVSLSPGCSTTLRYYTHSTNTGRPLTLTLSWNPLFGHISSTYAAKTGTNSTFCAKYDFNLYSIESNLSFGCEFWQKQHHLPRSNANNSNTLEPIPPKLAGENPKRRTTKLLHENVPNLSTVDNDTAPSLDIPDHKQKLLNDLTYAFSSSLRKIDEERSTIEKFDKKITNSNFTSVWKLSTSLRDRTLKLLWEGKWRGFLISAGTELVFTKSSQGASSDDEKDNDGVSISAVDTEDNNIPVFPAKFGIQFQYST, encoded by the coding sequence ATGTTGCCCTATATGGACCAAGTTCTGAGGGCATTTTATCAGAGTACCCATTGGAGTACGCAAAATAGCTACGAGGATATTACGGCAACTTCGAGAACACTTTTGGATTTCCAAATTCCCTCAGCAATTCACTTGCAGATATCCAATAAATCCACTCCCAATACATTCAATTCCTTAGATTTCTCCACAAGATCGAGAATAAATGGTTCCCTAAGTTATTTATACTCTGACGCGCAGGAATTGGAGAAGTTTATGCGCAACTCTACTGTTGTCCCATTACAGGATGCCACTGAAACATATAGGCAGTTGCAACCGAATTTGAACTTCAGCAGCAATGGTAGTAACTCAGTGAGCGTTGACGTGAATGACCTCGAGGTTAAGAAGAAATTACTTCATAGTTCGAAATTTGTGAAGAAATCTCTTTATTATGGTAGAATGTATTATCCAAGCTCAGATTTGGAGgcaatgataataaaaCGGCTCACTCCACAAACCCAGCTCATGCTCAAAGGAGTCAGTAGTTTCAAAGAGAACTTAAATGTTTTAACATGCTACTTCCAAACAGACTCTCATCGGAATCTACAAGAATGGATTTTCTCCACTAGCGATCTATTATGTGGGTACAGAATATTGCATAATTTCCTTACCACACCATCCAAGTTTAATACTTCATTGTACAACAATTCCTCGTTGTCACTTGGCGCTGAATTTTGGTTGGGGTTAGTTAGTTTAAGTCCCGGTTGTTCGACAACTTTAAGATATTATACGCATTCCACCAACACGGGACGGCCCTTAACTTTAACACTCTCTTGGAATCCATTGTTTGGTCATATATCTTCCACGTATGCTGCCAAAACGGGGACAAACTCCACATTTTGTGCCAAGTATGATTTCAATCTTTATTCTATTGAGTCGAATCTTTCATTTGGTTGTGAATTTTGGCAAAAGCAGCATCATCTGCCCAGGAGCAACGCCAATAATAGCAATACATTGGAGCCAATCCCGCCTAAGCTGGCGGGTGAAAATCCTAAAAGGAGAACAACTAAATTACTGCATGAAAATGTACCGAATCTGAGTACGGTTGATAACGACACTGCACCCTCATTAGATATACCTGATCATAAGCAAAAGTTACTAAATGACTTGACATACGCATTTTCGTCGTCACTAAGGAAAATAGACGAGGAAAGATCcaccattgaaaaatttgacaagaaaataaCTAATTCCAACTTTACCAGTGTTTGGAAGCTAAGTACCTCATTACGTGATAGAACTTTAAAACTACTGTGGGAAGGCAAATGGAGGGGATTCTTGATATCTGCTGGGACAGAACTAGTCTTTACTAAAAGTTCTCAAGGAGCTTCATCCGACGACGAGAAGGATAATGATGGAGTATCAATATCGGCGGTTGATACGgaagataataatataCCAGTTTTCCCGGCGAAGTTTGGTATACAATTCCAATACTCGACATGA